Genomic DNA from Lutibacter sp. A80:
ATTATATCTGGAGGCAATTTAATATCTGTATTTGACGCTTTACGGTAAGCCTCTTCAAACTTTTTATTTAAATTTTCGTCCATTATATTAAGCTTCAGGTACTATATTTCGGCAATTGTTTGTATTCCACCTTTTACTTTATCGTTTAAGTTTACCTTTATTTTAGTGTTTAAAGGTAAGAAAACATCTACTCTAGATCCAAATTTAATAAATCCAGCATCTTCTCCTTGTACAACTTCCATAGAAGGTTTGGCATAATTTACAATTCTTCTTGCTAAAGCACCAGCTATTTGTCTATATAACACATCTCCATAAACTTTATTGTTGACAACAACTGTAGTTCTTTCGTTTTCTTCAGAAGATTTAGGATGCCAAGCAACTAAAAATTTACCTGGGTGATATTTACTAAATTTTACAATACCACTTAAAGGGAACCTTGTTACGTGAACATTTAAAGGCGACATAAATATGGATACTTGAATTCGTTTATCTTTAAAATATTCTTTTTCAAATACTTCTTCAATTACTACTACTTTTCCATCAACAGGAGCTATAATTGCATTTTGATTTAAAGTGGTGTTTCTTTTTGGGTTTCTAAAAAACTGTAAAATTATTACATAAAATAAAAGTAGTACTAGAGCTAAAAGTTTATTTAACCAATTTAAACTTACTAAATTTTCAATAAGTATTATTCCAACTCCAATTATTATAGTTGCAGTTAAAATTATTTTATAACCTTCTTTGTGAAACATAATTTAATGAACTAGTTGTAAATAAATAAAAATAAACGGAGCAGCAAAAATTGCACTATCAAATCTGTCTAAAAATCCACCGTGCCCTGGTATAAAGTTACTACTATCTTTAACAGCAGCTTGTCTTTTAAACATAGATTCTATTAAATCTCCTAATACTCCAAAGATACTAACAATTCCGGCAATAACAACCCATTGTATTTGAGTTAAACTAGGAAATTGATTGGTTAATACAAATATAATACTAGTAATAAAGGTAAATGCCATTCCTCCTATAAATCCTTCTATGGTTTTATTTGGTGAAATGCGTTCTAATAGTTTGTGTTTTCCGATGGCATTTCCAACTAAATACGCAAAGGTGTCGTTTACCCAAATTAAAATAAAAACACCTAAAATAGTAGTGTTAACATAGTTGAATGAAGAGTTTAAAAATGGGATTTGTACCATTAAAGTAAATGGAACTACAATATAAATTACCGATAAAAATATTTTTCCAAGATGGGTAATTACTTCATCTTTGTTTGCAAAAAGAATAGAGGCAAAAGTTATAAATATTGTTAAAAATAAAGCAACTCCAACATATTCAAAAATTATTCTAGAAGGAATATCTTCAACGTTTAAAATATTTCCAAAAACAAAAAAAAGGCATCCTATTATATAAGGAAATATACTTTTTAAAGCAATCATTCTTTTAAATTCATATAAGCACAATATCATTAAAGTAAAGAATAGGCATATAAATGTAATTTTACTGTATAGTATTGAAAATATTAATACACTAGCAAAAATAAATCCAGATAGTGCACGTTTTAAAAATTTTCCCATAAATTATAAATCTTCAAAAAGTAGTAAATATAAGTTTTTTGAATTAGTATTCCCATAATTCATAAAGTCATCATCTTTACTCTTTAGGTTGTAATTTTTAATAGCACTAATATTACTAGGTATATTACCTTTGTAGCGTGTTTTAATTCCTGTTAAACTTTCACCTTTAGTTTTTACTAACTGACTGGTGGTAGCATAGACAATAAAATGTTCTGATAAATCCGATATTTTATGCTCTTTTAACTGATTTGAAGAGAATAAAATACTTCCATTTTCTGCAATTAAATGTTCGCAGCTTAAAAAAGTTGGAAATTTATTAGATAGTTTGTTCGTGGTTTTAATATTTAATGATTTTATTAATTTTAATAAATCATTATCATTACAATTAATAGTTTCCCAATAATTTTCTTGAATAATATTTTTCAAATTCAACACTACTTCTTGTAATGTAGTACAATACAAAAACTTACCATTGTTCTTAATAAAATTTTCTACAAAAATTTGATCAAGTGGCAAGTTTTGTAATTCAGAAGAAGGTTCTTCAGTTACTTTTTGTTTTGGTGTACTAAATAATTTTTTGAATAAATTCATTTGCTGCTTTGAATAAATTCAAAATTATGAAAAACTTATTAAACTATTCTGTTGTTTCAGATGAATTTTCAATATTTGGTGTTTCAGATGAATTTTTATGTTCAATTTCATCAATTATCTCCTCTTTATCAAAGGGTCTACTACCAAAAATTAATTCTAAATCTTTTTTAAAGATAACTTCTTTTTCAAGTAAAAGTTCAGCAAGAGTAACCAATCTATCTTTATTGTCAGTTAATATTTTTATAGCTCGTTGGTATTGTTGTTCTATAATTAAAGAAATTTCTTTATCAATTGTTTGAGCCGTTTCTTCACTATAAGGTTTTGTAAAATTATAATCAGACTGTCCACTAGAGTCGTAATAAGTAATGTTACCAATTTTGTCATTTAGACCATAAACAGTAACCATTGCTTTAGCTTGTCTAGTAACTTTTTCTAAATCGTTTAAAGCACCCGTTGAAATTTTATCAAACATTATTTTTTCTGCAGCTCTACCAGCTAAAGTAGCACACATTTCGTCAAGCATTTGTTCTGCTTGTACAATTTGACGCTCCTCAGGTAAATACCAGGCAGCTCCTAAAGATTGTCCTCTAGGTACAATGGTAACTTTTACTAATGGTGCGGCGTGTTCTAGCATCCAACTAGCTGTTGCATGTCCTGCTTCGTGAAAAGCAATAGTTTTCTTTTCTTTAGGTGAAATTAATTTATTTTTCTTTTCTAAACCTCCAACAATTCTATCAACAGCATCTAAGAAATCTTGATGATGTACGGCTTTTTTACCTTTTCTGGCAGCAATTAAAGCAGCCTCATTACATAAGTTTGCAATATCTGCACCCGAAAAACCAGGTGTTTGTTGCGATAAAAACGCTACATCAGCATCTTTATCTGTTTTAATAGGTTTTAGGTGTACTTTAAATATAGCTTCACGTTCTTTTAAATCTGGTAAATCAACATAAATTTGACGATCAAATCTACCAGCTCTTAAAAGTGCTTTGTCTAAAACATCAGCTCTATTTGTAGCAGCTATAACAATTACATTGGTATCTGTACCAAAACCATCCATTTCTGTCAATAGCTGATTTAGGGTATTTTCTCTTTCATCGTTTCCACCAGTCATATTGCTTTTTCCTCTTGCTCTACCTACGGCATCAATTTCATCAATAAAAATAATTGAAGGTGCTTTTTGTTGTGCTTGTTTAAATAAATCTCTAACACGAGACGCTCCAACACCTACAAACATTTCAACAAAATCTGAACCTGATAAAGAGAAAAAAGGAACACCAGCTTCTCCTGCAACAGCTTTTGCTAATAAGGTTTTTCCAGTACCAGGAGGGCCAACTAATAAGGCTCCTTTTGGTATTTTTCCACCAAGAGAGGTGTATCTATCTGGATTTTTTAAGAAATTTACAATCTCTTGAACTTCTTCTTTAGCACCTAATAAACCTGCAACATCTTTAAAAGAAGTTTTAACTTTTTGGTCTTGATCAAATAATTTAGCTTTAGATTTTCCAATGCTAAATATTTGGCCACCGCCACCACCTGAGCCACCGCCAGACATTCTACGCATAAAATAAATCCATAGACCAATTAAAAAGATAAAAGGTAAATACATAAATAATGTATCTATAAAATCTGTTTTAGCTTCAAATTTAACGTCAAACGATAAATCATATTCCTCTTTTGTAGTTTCTAAATTTTCTTGAAATTTATTTAAATCACCAAATTTGTAATAATACATTGGTGAATTAGCAGAATAAAGAGAGCCTTTATTTTTTTTATGCTGTTCTTTGTCTGAAGCTTCATTTTTAATAAAAACATTAGCAACGCTATTATTAATAATTAAAATGCGCTCAATATCATTTTCTTTAAGAATGTTTTCAAATTCATTCTGACTTAAATTTTTAGTAGATAAGCTATCGCTATTAAAGATTTGATATCCTATAAAAAGTGCAAAAACAATTCCATAAATCCAATAGAAATTGAATTTAGGTGGTTTTATATTTTTATTTTTTGATGTATTTTTTTTCTCTTGACTCATTTAGTTTTTTTCAAAAAGGTGAAGTATTTATTTAGTTAGATGTAGGTATTGATGTTATTTTTGCATCACCCCACAAACTTTCAATGTCGTAATATTCGCGTACACTTTTTTGAAAAACATGTACAACTACGTTAGTATAATCTAGTAAAACCCATTCGGCGTTAGATTCTCCTTCAACATGCCAAGGCTTTTCTTTACATAATTTACCAACTTGTTTTTGAATAATACCAGAAATGGCATTTACGTGTGTATTTGAATTCCCTGTCGCTATTATAAAATAATCGCAAACAGTATTATCTATCTCTCTTAAATCTAAAATTTGAATATCAAGACCTTTAATTTCATCTATTGCCTTTATAATCACCGCAATTAATTCGTCTGCGCTTACATTTTTTCTTGTCATTAATTTTTTTTTATTTGGTTACAAAGTTATTATTTTTTTATCATAAATTGTCATTTAAATAACTTTGTTGAAATTATAAACTACAAATGAATATTATCAAACTTAATGCCATTGATTCTACCAATTCTTACTTAAAGAAACTAGTTCAAAAAAGTACTTTAGATACGTTTACTGTTGTTGTTGCAAAACATCAAACTTTAGGAAGAGGTCAGTTAGGAACTACTTGGGTTTCAGAACAAGGTAAAAATCTGACTTTTAGTATTTTAGTTAATTTTAAGAGCTTTAAAATTCAAGATCAGTTTTATTTAAGTATGGCTGTTTCTTTAGGTTTAATTTCTGCATTAAGAGCTTTTGTAGATGTGCCATTTAAGATAAAATGGCCAAACGACATATTGGCAGAAAAGGATAAAATAGCTGGAATTTTAATTGAAAATATTTTAAGAGGTGCGTTTATAAATTATTCAATTATAGGAATTGGTTTGAATGTTAATCAAGAAATATTTCCGAATGACATAGAAAATGTAACTTCATTAAAAAAATTATCGGGTACTACTTTTAACGAAGATGAATTGCTTTCAAATATTCTTGTTTCAATAGAAAAGTATGTGAAATTAATAGAAGAAGATGCTTTTGAAAGTTTGAAAAAAATGTACTTAGCAGAGCTTTATAAAATAAATACTCCAGCCATGTTTGAAGATAATGAAGGGGAGATTTTTTTGGGGAAAATAATTTCTGTTGATGTAAATGGGAGACTTGTTGTTGAACTTGAAAATGAAACGACTCGCAAATTTAATTTAAAAGAAATCAAATTTGCGAGTCGTTAACTATACCTTATATATAATATAAATTATAATTTGGACGCGTTTTCTGTTAAAGTATTAATGAATTTTTGAAGAGGTCCCTTAACCATCATTGCCATCATCGGGTTAAAATCACCTTCAAATAGTAATTGTGTTTCACAAGAGTTTTCAGAAACTACATCTATAGTTACAGTTAAAGAAAAATCTAATTTACTACTTGCTGCGCCTAAAACAATTTTATCGAATTCTTGTTTTTCTTTTACTACCAATCTAATTTCTGGCATTCCTTTTAATCCAAAAATAAAAGAATCACCATCAACTTCAAATTTAGTATTGTTTTCGGGCATTAATTGCTCAAAATTGTTAAGATCTGTTAAAAACTCAAAAAATTCTTTTTGAGATTTATTTATAATCGATTTTTTAGTTTCTAAATTCATAAATATGTTTTTATTGATTCCATTCACTTGGATTTTCTCTCCAAAGCGTAAGCGTTTCTAATTCTTTTGTAGAAATATAACTGTTATCTAAAGAAAGTTCTAATAAATGATGATAATCACTTAATGTGGTTAGTCTAACATCTGCTTCTTTAAAATTTTCTTCAGCAACTTTAAAGCCATAATTAAATATAGCTACCATACCTTTAACATTGGCACCTTCTTCTTTTAGTGCTTTAACAGCATTTAGGCTACTTTTTCCAGTGCTTATTAAATCTTCAACAACAACTACATTTTTATTTTTCTCTAAAAAGCCTTCAATTTGGTTTTTTCTTCCGTGGCTTTTAGGTTCAGGTCTAACATACACAAAAGGTACATTTAAATGCTGGGCTACTAAAACTCCAATAGCTATTGCACCAGTTGCTACACCTGCTATAACATCGGGTTTTCCATATTCTTGTTCAATTATATTAGCTAAGTTTTCTCTTAAATAATTTCTTATTTTAGGAAAAGAAAGCGTAGTTCTATTATCACAATAAATAGGAGATTTCCAACCAGAAGCCCATGAAAACGGATCGTTTGGTTGTAACTTTATAGCTTTTATCTGTAATAAAAGCTCAGCTGTTTTTTTTGCTGTATCTTTGTTCATAATCATAATGCAAATGTATAAAGTTTTTGTGAATGACTGTCCAATTATTTTGACAGAAAACAATAAAATATCAACAAAATATAAAACGGTAAGCTTTAATCCTTTAGAAATTAAAGCAATTGTAACCGATTTATTTGAAAATAAAATTCTTGGAATATGTTTAATATGTAAAGATTTAAAGGCTGATTGGCAGTTGTTTAAGTCTGTTTTTAAAATAGAGCGAGCGGCCGGAGGAAAAGTAATTAACTTAAATAATGAAGTGTTGTTTATTTACAGGTTAAATAAATGGGACTTGCCTAAAGGTAAATTAGAGAAAGGTGAATCTATACAAAATTGTGCTATTCGTGAAGTAGAAGAAGAATGTGGAATTACTGGGCTTACAATTTCAAAATTTCTAGGAAAAACATATCATATTTTTGAAAAAAAAGAAAAGATGATACTTAAAATAACTTCTTGGTTTTTAATGGATACTAATTTTAAAGATGAATTAACACCGCAAAAAGAAGAAGATATTGAACAAGCAATTTTTAAAAATACTGAAGAAATAAATACTGCTTTAGAAAATACGTATGAAAATATAAAGTTGTTATTTAAGTAATTGAAATATTTAATAGCATACAAAATTTGTTTAAATAGTTAAATCTAAAATAGTAATACGTATAACAATTTAAAAATCAAATACATTAATAATAATACCACAAATTTTATTTACTTATATTTGCCACTTTTTTAAAATAATATTTAATGACAAAATTTATAACTAAAAGAGTATCAAACGTTAGAAACGATGTTTTATCTGGAATAACTGTAGCTTTAGCTTTAGTTCCTGAAGCCGTTGCATTTGCATTTGTAGCAGGTGTTGATCCATTAGTTGGTTTATATGCTGCTTTTATGGTAGGTTTAATTACTTCAATTTTTGGAGGAAGACCAGGTATGATTTCTGGAGCAACTGGAGCCTTGGCTGTAGTTATGGTTAGTTTAGTTTCCGAAGGAAATGCTTTAGGTAATCCTGGTGAGAATTTAGGATTGTATTATTTATTTGCAACCGTAATTTTAATGGGAATATTTCAAGTTTTAGCAGGTCTTTTAAAGCTTGGTAAATTTGTTCGTTTAATTCCGCATCCTGTAATGATGGGATTTGTAAACGGATTGGCAATTGTTATATTTCTTTCTCAATTGGGTATGTTTAAAAGAACAGTAGGTGGTGAAAAAGTTTGGCTAGAGGGGAATCAATTATATGTAATGATTGGTTTGGTAGCTTTAACTATGCTTATAATGTGGGGATTGCCAAAAATTAAAAAAGCAGAAAAATTGCCAGAGGCTTTAATTGCCATTTTAATTGTTACCGGAGTTGCTATTTTTATAAATTTTGATGTTGCAACTGTAGGCTCTTTTATTAGAGATGGAGGTGGAACAGGTTTAAAAGGTGGCTTTCCTACTTTAAAGTTAGAAACTTTTGCAAAAGTTCCATTTACTTGGGACTCTATAGTATTTATATTACCGTATGCATTAATTTTAGCAGCTATTGGTTTAATAGAATCCTTAATGACTTTAAATTTAGTTGACGATTTAACAGAAACTCGTGGAGATGGAAATAGAGAATGTTTAGCGCAAGGTGGAGCTAATATTGTTATCGGTTTGTTTGGTGGAATGGGTGGTTGTGCTATGATTGGTCAATCTATTATAAATATTAAAGGTGGTGGTAGAGGCAGATTATCAGGTATTGTTGCTGCTATTATGTTACTGTTGTTTATTTTATTTGGTTCTTCATATATAGAACAAGTTCCAATAGCAGCTTTAGTAGGTGTAATGTTTATGGTGGTTATTGGTACTTTTGCTTGGAGTAGTTTTAGAATTATTAATAAAATTCCTAGAGCAGATTTATTTGTTTTAATTTTAGTTTCGGCATTAACGGTAATTTTCGATTTAGCAATTGCAGTAATTGCGGGTGTTATCTTTAGTGCATTGGTTTTTTCTTGGGAAAATGCTACACGAATTAGAGCAAGAAAAAGAATGAAAGAGGATGGTACTAAAACTTATGAAATTTGGGGACCGTTATTTTTTGGCTCAATTTCAACATTTATGGAGAAATTTGATGTGAAAAATGATCCAGATCATGTAGAAATTGATTTTGTTGAATCTAGAGTTTCAGACCATTCAGCAGTTGAAGCTATTTTTAATTTAGTTGAAAAATATGAAACAGCTGGCAAAAAAATTTATTTAAAGCATTTAAGTGAAGAATGTAAAGTATTATTACATAAATCTAGTCCAAAGTTTAAAGAGGTTATTATTGAAGCTATCGATGATCCACGTTACCATTTAGCGGCAAATCCAGAAAAATTTACAAAAGGTTTATTTGAAAATTAATTAGCTTAATAGGAGAAGTTAAATAACTATAGGTTTAACTTCTCCAGGAAGCATATTTTGAAGTTTAAAGTTGCCAATTCTTACTCTAACTAGGCGTAAAGTTGGAAATCCAACTACAGCAGTCATTTTACGAACTTGTCTAAATTTACCTTCGGTTAAAGTAATAGAAATCCAGCTTGTTGGGCCATGGCGTTCATCTCTAATTTTTTTATTTCTTTTTGGTAATAAAGGAGTTTCTATCTTTTTAACGGAGCATTTTTTAGTTAGATATTTCCCTGATTCAGTACTAATTTCAACACCGTTTTTCAATATTTCTATAACTTCAGAAGAGATAATACCATCAACTTGGGCATAATATTCTTTTTCTATTTTAGAACTTCTAATATACTCGCTTGTTTTTCCATTGGTAGTTAATAATAATAAGCCTTCAGAAGGTTCATCTAAGCGACCTATTGCCATAGTGTTTTCTGGAAAATTGTATAAATCACCCAACATTTTTTTATTGGTACGTTTTGTTTGGTTATTTATAAATTGACTTAAATATCCGTCTGGTTTGTAAATTGCAAAATGTTGATGTTTAGTGTTTTCCATTTAAAATTTGATAAACTAATTCTTTTGTTAGCTCTTTTCCTGCAGCTTTTTTTCTAATATCATCAAAACTAAAAATAAAATCGCAACCATTTTTATATTCGCTACAGCCGTAAGCAGTTTTGCCTTTTAAAATAGTACCTTTTTTACATTTAGGGCAATTGATTTTTTCAGGTGTATTTTTAGTGTTTTTTTGAGGACGAGTAGCCTGTTTTTCTTCTAATTTTAAATTAAAATTTTCATCAAAACGAATTAAACCTTCAACAGTCCCTGTTTCATTTTTAAATCCTTTTAAATTTACAGTACATCCTTTTTTTAATAATCTGATATATTGATTTTCAGATATTTTTTTATTTAAAAAACTAAATGGGAGTTTTAAATCACAACCATTTTTATAGTTGCTACATCCGTAAGCGGTTTTTCCTTTTAGAAGATAACCGTTATTACATTTAGGGCATTTTTCGTTAGTAATTCCCTTTTTGTTTTTTGAAGTTTTTTTAGAGCTGGATGAAGCTGTTTTTTTTGAAGCTGCTACCGCTGAAATATTTGCTCTCACTTTTTCAGAACGGACTTCGTATACTAGGTTATCTACCATTTTTTTCATGTTTTTTATAAAAGTCCCAGCATTAAAAGTGCCTTGTTCAATTTCTTTTAATTTTTTCTCCCATCTTCCAGTGAGTTCTGCAGATTTTAGCAATTCATTTTGAATGGTATCAATTAATTGAATTCCTGTTGTTGTAGGTAATAATTGTTTTTTATTACGTTTTATATATTTGCGTTTAAAAAGTGTTTCAATAATATTTGCACGTGTAGATGGTCTACCAATTCCGTTTTCTTTCATTAACTCTCTTAAATCATCATCATCTACTTGTTTCCCTGCTGTTTCCATAGAGCGTAAAAGTGTAGCTTCCGTATAATGCTTAGGAGGTTTTGTTTCTTTTTCTAAAAATGAAGGAATATGAGGACCTTTTTCACCTTTTACAAAAGTTGGTAAAATACCAGCTTCTTTTTTAACTGTATTTGGGGTTTCAAAAACAACTCTCCACCCTTTTTTTAAAATTTCTTTTCCAGTTGTTTTAAAAGAAACCGTATCTGCTTTTCCAATTACTGTTGTGTTAGAAACGGCACATTCATCATAAAAAACAGCAATAAATCTTTTGGTAATAATATCGTATACCTGTTGTTGATTGTATTGTAAGTTTATTTGGATTCCTGTTGGTATTATTGCGTGGTGATCTGTAACTTTTTTATCGTCAAAGACCTTAGGTGATTTTTTTATTTTTTTTTCTAATAGAGGAGTTATTAAATTTTGGTAATTTGTTAGATTTTTTAAAATTCCAGGAATTTTTGGATATACATCATTAGGTAAAAAGGTAGTGTCAACTCTTGGGTATGTTACTGCTTTTTGTTCGTATAATTTTTGAACAATTTTTAGGGTTTCATCCGCAGAAAATCCAAATTTATTATTGCAATAAACTTGTAAACCCGTTAAGTCAAATAATTTTGGAGCGTATTCTTTACCTTTCTTTTTAGTAATTGATACAATTTCAAAATCGCTTTCTTTTACTTTATTTGCAAAAATTTCACCTTCCTCTTTTTTTAAAAACCGTCCTTCTTCACAATTAAATTGTGTTTCTCGGTATAAGGTTTGTAATTCCCAATAAGGTTGTGGTTTAAAATTTTCAATTTCTTTATATCTATTAACAAGCATTGCCAGTGTTGGAGTTTGTACACGTCCAACGGATAACATTTGTTTATAGCCACCATGTTTTACGGTGTATAATCTGGTAGCATTCATTCCTAAAAGCCAATCTCCAATGGCTCTAGAAAAACCAGCATAATATAAACTGTTGTAATTTTCTGAGGGTTTTAAATTTTGAAAACCTTCTTTTATGGCTTCTGTAGTTAATGATGAAATCCATAAGCGTTGTACTTCACCTTTATAATTAGCTTGGTTAATAACCCAGCGTTGTATTAATTCTCCTTCTTGTCCAGCATCACCACAATTTATAACTACTTCAGCTTTATCAAATAAATTTTTTACAATATTAAATTGTTTTTGAATACCTTCATTTGCAACAACTTTAGTCTCAAATTTATCTGGAAGCATTGGTAAATTATTTAAATCCCAACTTTTCCAATGTGGTTTATAATCGTTTGGTTCAAAAAGAGTGCATAAGTGACCGAAAGTATAAGTAACCGCATAGCCATTTCCTTCAAAATACCCATCGCGTTTTGTAGTTGCCCCTAAAACAGTAGCAATTTCACGAGCAACACTTGGTTTTTCGGCAATACAAACTTTCATTTTATATTAATTTTTGAAGGTGCAAAATACTAAATTTTAAAATTTGAAACATTAAAAAATATAATTTTAATAGCTGTAGTATCATTTTTACGTTTAAAGTAAGTCTATGTTAAAATTAAAAAGAATATATTTATTGCCTAAACATCAATCAATCAATGATATTATACACAATTCAAGAAATCAATTCAATATTAAACGGAGAATTAATTGGAGCTACAACTCATAAAATTTCAGGTCCAGAACATTTAGAAAAAGCAACTGAAAATCAAATTAGCTTTATCGGAAATAAAAAATATGTTCATTTATGGAAAAAATCAAAAGCTAGTGCTGCTATTGTCAGTGAAAATATTGAAGTTGAAGCCATAGAAAATAAAGTTATTATTAAAGTTAAAGACGCTGATTTGGCAATGGCAAAATTGCTAGAAGTTTTTACTCCTAATTTACCTGAATTTGAAGATAATATTCATCCAACAGCAGTAATAGAACCTACTGCAAAAATTGGTTTAAATTGTAAAATTGGAGCGAATTGTTATATAGGGAAAAATGTTGAATTAGGAGATAATGTGCAGTTATTTCCAAATGTAGTAATTTTTGATGCTTCAAAAATAGGCGATAGAACAGTTATTTGGTCTGGAACAGTAATACGTGAACGTAGTATAGTTGGAAGTGATTGTATTTTTCATTCTAACGTAAGTATTGGAGCTGATGGCTTTGGGTACCGACCAAGAGAAGATGGGAAAGGACTGTTAAAAGTACCTCATATTGGTAATGTTATTATAGGCAATAATGTAGAAATTGGAGCAAACTCATCTGTTGATCGTGCTAAATTTAGTGCAACAATAATTGGAGATGGTTGTAAAATAGATAATTTGGTACAAATAGCACATAATTGTGTGTTAGGACGTTCTTGTATTATGGCTGGAAGCAGTGGTTTGGCAGGTTCTGTTACTTTAGGAGATGGTGTAATTATAGGAGGAGCTTCAAGTATAAAAGACCATGTTACTATTGGTTCAGGAGCCGTTGTTGGAGGTGGTTCTGGTGTTATGAACGATATTCCTGCTGGTAAAACAGTAGTTGGGTATCCTGCTACAGATGCTAGAGATACATTTAGGCAGTGGGTTGCAGTAAAAAAACTTGGAAAAGGAAAGAAATAATAAATTATATTTGTTTTATAAATGTTAATTAAATTTTAAAATGTTAAAAGAATTAAAGGAAATTAAACCTGGAGTAGGGTTAGGGTTTCTAAAGTTTGGAATGTCTAGAGCACAAGTAAAAGAATTACTTGGTGAACCTACGTTTATTGATAAATATTCGCATTCTGAAGCAGCTAACGATGCAACAGAATCTTGGGAGTATGATGAATTATTTTTATCGATTAGTTTTGATGAAGCTGAAGACTGGAAACTTATGATGATTTCTATAAGTTCTGATTTTTATGAGCTTGAAGAAGCTTCATTAATTGGTTTAAGTCAGACTAAATTAATTGATCAATTAGATGAGATTGATTATGGAAATGTGTACGTTGAAGATTGTTCTGAAAGTGATAATGAAGATAATAAAGTAATTGAAATTGACGAAAAATCGATTAACTTTTGGTTGACTAATGGGGTTTTAGATGAAATTCAATGGTCTCCATTATTTATTAATGACGATACCATAAAATGGCCTAAATAAATTAAGTATTTTTAATATATCATCCCTGCCAAAGTAGGGATGATATATAGAATTACTACAGTTTTTAACTGTAATTTCAGTTTATTCTCTAACTAGTTGGTTATTTATAAATTGAATTGATTTTTGATTGAATATTTGAGCTTGTTCAATGTTTACAACATGTCCACAATTTTCTATAACAAATAGAGTGGATTTTAAATGTGTTTCCACAACTTTTTTTATAGATGGTAAAAATAAATGATCTTCTT
This window encodes:
- a CDS encoding phosphatidylserine decarboxylase family protein, producing the protein MFHKEGYKIILTATIIIGVGIILIENLVSLNWLNKLLALVLLLFYVIILQFFRNPKRNTTLNQNAIIAPVDGKVVVIEEVFEKEYFKDKRIQVSIFMSPLNVHVTRFPLSGIVKFSKYHPGKFLVAWHPKSSEENERTTVVVNNKVYGDVLYRQIAGALARRIVNYAKPSMEVVQGEDAGFIKFGSRVDVFLPLNTKIKVNLNDKVKGGIQTIAEI
- a CDS encoding phosphatidate cytidylyltransferase codes for the protein MGKFLKRALSGFIFASVLIFSILYSKITFICLFFTLMILCLYEFKRMIALKSIFPYIIGCLFFVFGNILNVEDIPSRIIFEYVGVALFLTIFITFASILFANKDEVITHLGKIFLSVIYIVVPFTLMVQIPFLNSSFNYVNTTILGVFILIWVNDTFAYLVGNAIGKHKLLERISPNKTIEGFIGGMAFTFITSIIFVLTNQFPSLTQIQWVVIAGIVSIFGVLGDLIESMFKRQAAVKDSSNFIPGHGGFLDRFDSAIFAAPFIFIYLQLVH
- the ftsH gene encoding ATP-dependent zinc metalloprotease FtsH, giving the protein MSQEKKNTSKNKNIKPPKFNFYWIYGIVFALFIGYQIFNSDSLSTKNLSQNEFENILKENDIERILIINNSVANVFIKNEASDKEQHKKNKGSLYSANSPMYYYKFGDLNKFQENLETTKEEYDLSFDVKFEAKTDFIDTLFMYLPFIFLIGLWIYFMRRMSGGGSGGGGGQIFSIGKSKAKLFDQDQKVKTSFKDVAGLLGAKEEVQEIVNFLKNPDRYTSLGGKIPKGALLVGPPGTGKTLLAKAVAGEAGVPFFSLSGSDFVEMFVGVGASRVRDLFKQAQQKAPSIIFIDEIDAVGRARGKSNMTGGNDERENTLNQLLTEMDGFGTDTNVIVIAATNRADVLDKALLRAGRFDRQIYVDLPDLKEREAIFKVHLKPIKTDKDADVAFLSQQTPGFSGADIANLCNEAALIAARKGKKAVHHQDFLDAVDRIVGGLEKKNKLISPKEKKTIAFHEAGHATASWMLEHAAPLVKVTIVPRGQSLGAAWYLPEERQIVQAEQMLDEMCATLAGRAAEKIMFDKISTGALNDLEKVTRQAKAMVTVYGLNDKIGNITYYDSSGQSDYNFTKPYSEETAQTIDKEISLIIEQQYQRAIKILTDNKDRLVTLAELLLEKEVIFKKDLELIFGSRPFDKEEIIDEIEHKNSSETPNIENSSETTE
- the rsfS gene encoding ribosome silencing factor, with translation MTRKNVSADELIAVIIKAIDEIKGLDIQILDLREIDNTVCDYFIIATGNSNTHVNAISGIIQKQVGKLCKEKPWHVEGESNAEWVLLDYTNVVVHVFQKSVREYYDIESLWGDAKITSIPTSN
- a CDS encoding biotin--[acetyl-CoA-carboxylase] ligase, with translation MNIIKLNAIDSTNSYLKKLVQKSTLDTFTVVVAKHQTLGRGQLGTTWVSEQGKNLTFSILVNFKSFKIQDQFYLSMAVSLGLISALRAFVDVPFKIKWPNDILAEKDKIAGILIENILRGAFINYSIIGIGLNVNQEIFPNDIENVTSLKKLSGTTFNEDELLSNILVSIEKYVKLIEEDAFESLKKMYLAELYKINTPAMFEDNEGEIFLGKIISVDVNGRLVVELENETTRKFNLKEIKFASR
- a CDS encoding SRPBCC family protein — encoded protein: MNLETKKSIINKSQKEFFEFLTDLNNFEQLMPENNTKFEVDGDSFIFGLKGMPEIRLVVKEKQEFDKIVLGAASSKLDFSLTVTIDVVSENSCETQLLFEGDFNPMMAMMVKGPLQKFINTLTENASKL
- the pyrE gene encoding orotate phosphoribosyltransferase → MIMNKDTAKKTAELLLQIKAIKLQPNDPFSWASGWKSPIYCDNRTTLSFPKIRNYLRENLANIIEQEYGKPDVIAGVATGAIAIGVLVAQHLNVPFVYVRPEPKSHGRKNQIEGFLEKNKNVVVVEDLISTGKSSLNAVKALKEEGANVKGMVAIFNYGFKVAEENFKEADVRLTTLSDYHHLLELSLDNSYISTKELETLTLWRENPSEWNQ